In one window of Camelina sativa cultivar DH55 chromosome 15, Cs, whole genome shotgun sequence DNA:
- the LOC104748039 gene encoding U4/U6 small nuclear ribonucleoprotein Prp31-like, producing MATFEDSFLADIDELSDNEPHSFIADLDEFSDNEPQLEENDAPKEEEEEDEKEETEEDETTFSYDYLDSVFKIQKTQEFTDIMQKVEEALDFDSAFKELVDCNNLLVKMEEEFAILHSFFRQNNRLKHPKVQWFVPHATKYARVVKTFHKIDTAAASNMFENVQEKTIEVCDRVLDLNSSKKKVVKFVDMKARLIAPNLSVLVGGKVATKLMVSAGGLSELAEMPPTCNVTRVGNKRKRSFVGSVKGFLMETDIVKNTPPRYQDDACDLLAANLTLAAVVDSNRVDCNRRYYSSGAHGRALRDEVLEKLDKLQGRPKRGAVSSGTTFLERMSKEQSSPQSLELGEDDETQSKYFSKFGTFSKINKSNLAGDEDYYMF from the coding sequence ATGGCGACTTTTGAAGATTCTTTCCTCGCCGACATTGATGAGTTATCTGACAATGAACCCCATTCTTTCATCGCCGACCTGGATGAGTTCTCTGACAATGAACCCCAATTAGAAGAGAATGATGCtccgaaggaagaagaagaagaagacgaaaaagaagaaacagaggaggacgAGACTACTTTTAGTTACGATTATCTTGATAGCGTTTTTAAGATACAGAAAACTCAGGAATTTACTGATATTATGCAGAAAGTGGAAGAAGCCCTAGATTTTGATTCTGCATTCAAGGAACTCGTCGATTGCAATAACCTCTTAGTTAAGATGGAAGAGGAATTTGCCATCCTTCACAGCTTTTTCCGTCAGAATAACAGACTTAAGCACCCAAAAGTGCAATGGTTTGTACCGCACGCAACTAAGTATGCTCGTGTTGTTAAAACTTTCCACAAGATTGATACTGCTGCTGCTTCAAATATGTTTGAAAACGTTCAGGAGAAGACTATAGAGGTGTGTGATCGAGTTCTTGATCTTAACTCATCGAAGAAGAAAGTTGTTAAGTTTGTAGATATGAAGGCGAGGTTGATCGCACCGAATCTGTCTGTGCTTGTGGGAGGTAAAGTTGCAACTAAGCTCATGGTAAGTGCTGGAGGTTTATCTGAACTTGCTGAGATGCCTCCTACTTGTAATGTTACACGCGTTGGtaacaagaggaagaggagttttGTTGGGTCTGTTAAGGGTTTTTTGATGGAGACAGATATTGTTAAAAACACGCCTCCTAGATATCAGGATGATGCTTGTGACCTCTTGGCTGCAAATTTGACTTTAGCAGCAGTAGTTGACTCTAATAGAGTTGACTGTAATAGAAGATACTACTCATCGGGGGCACATGGAAGAGCTTTGAGAGATGAGGTTCTCGAGAAGCTTGACAAGTTACAAGGACGACCTAAGCGAGGTGCTGTTTCTTCTGGTACTACGTTTTTAGAGAGAATGAGTAAAGAGCAGTCGAGTCCTCAGTCGCTAGAGCTAGGCGAAGATGATGAGACTCAAAGCAAGTACTTCTCAAAGTTTGGGACATTCTCCAAGATTAATAAGAGTAATTTGGCTGGGGACGAAGATTATTACATGTTTTGA
- the LOC104748040 gene encoding UPF0481 protein At3g47200-like, translating into MDGELSRTVSEQETMINGISRLTPNLLNDEPGGIQSRCIFKISDRIRGNNNKAYDPELVSIGPYHHGKEQLRTIEEEHKPRFLRMFAEEARKNGVARKDLMFAVSDCVEALRDSYAENLVGVDRDQLLNMMLMDGCFILTLFLSVSMGLELDTKDDPIFQTPSILNCIRSDLLLVENQVPFCLLETLLETSRISVTSDTLKKMAFKFFSDSRLLPKSSRLSNFSTDEPKHLLDLMRQTLIPDKETSPNQNHTIRPSRPCIVSATRLCNNGLVLKPREKADTLLDIQLKEGVLEIPPLILDDLSSQVFLNFVAFERHYGYCSKHIMSYVALMSCLINKKADVRILSKQGILKNCNESDYKEVSRFFKTVGEDVRFDISASYLAPVFEGLNKHTSKEPVSKLQKVLCFKL; encoded by the coding sequence atggACGGAGAGCTTTCAAGAACAGTATCTGAGCAAGAGACGATGATTAATGGAATTAGTCGTTTGACTCCAAATCTTCTTAATGATGAACCAGGCGGTATCCAATCTCGTTGCATCTTCAAGATCAGTGATCGCATTcgtggaaacaacaacaaagcataCGATCCAGAACTCGTTTCAATCGGACCATACCATCACGGGAAAGAACAACTCCGTACGATTGAAGAAGAGCACAAGCCTCGATTCTTGCGTATGTTTGCTGAAGAAGCTAGGAAAAATGGTGTAGCTCGCAAAGACTTGATGTTTGCTGTATCTGATTGCGTGGAAGCTCTGAGGGATTCGTATGCGGAGAACCTTGTTGGTGTGGATCGGGATCAACTGCTTAACATGATGCTTATGGATGGTTGTTTCATTCTTACGCTCTTCTTGAGCGTCTCCATGGGACTTGAACTCGATACAAAAGACGATCCGATTTTTCAGACGCCTTCCATTCTTAACTGTATCCGCAGTGATCTTCTATTGGTGGAGAATCAGGTGCCGTTCTGTCTTCTCGAAACTCTCTTAGAAACTTCGAGAATCTCGGTGACCTCTGATACTTTGAAGAAGATGGCATTCAAATTCTTCAGCGATTCAAGACTATTACCTAAAAGCTCTCGGTTAAGTAACTTTAGTACTGATGAACCAAAACATCTCCTCGATCTCATGCGTCAAACTTTAATCCCTGACAAAGAGACATCCCCAAATCAAAATCACACAATACGCCCTTCTCGTCCATGTATTGTCTCTGCCACGAGACTCTGTAACAATGGATTAGTACTTAAGCCAAGGGAAAAGGCAGATACGCTGTTAGATatacagctcaaggaaggtgtGCTCGAGATACCACCATTAATCTTGGACGACTTGAGCAGCCAAgtttttctcaactttgttGCTTTTGAGCGGCACTACGGTTATTGCTCAAAGCACATAATGAGCTACGTAGCTTTGATGTCTTGTCTCATCAACAAAAAGGCTGACGTACGCATCTTAAGCAAACAAGGGATCCTCAAAAACTGTAATGAGAGCGATTATAAGGAAGTTTCTCGGTTCTTCAAGACCGTAGGTGAAGACGTTCGTTTCGACATATCTGCAAGTTACCTGGCGCCAGTGTTTGAAGGTCTTAACAAGCATACTTCAAAAGAGCCGGTTTCTAAACTTCAAAAAGTGTTATGTTTTAAATTGTAA
- the LOC104748042 gene encoding notchless protein homolog yields MFHVTPDGTLCLAAKLEGHGYSVTSLALSTDYVLRTGAFDHTGRQYSSPEEVRQAALKRYDQAKGKSGERLVSVSDDRRMFLWEQSFRTQLLRGDHDVVRHVCFSPNGQWIASAYFDTSVKIWDGVTGKYCATFIGHFDRVYQIRLGRFLENIGSPFHVSTNY; encoded by the exons ATGTTTCACGTTACTCCGGATGGGACTCTATGTTTGGCAGCAAAATTGGAG GGGCATGGATATTCGGTGACATCCCTTGCATTGAGCACAGACTACGTTCTCCGGACAGGAGCTTTTGACCACACTGGAAGACAATATTCTTCACCTGAAGAAGTTAGACAG GCTGCGCTTAAAAGATACGACCAAGCAAAAGGAAAGTCCGGTGAAAGATTAGTCTCAGTTTCTGATGACAGGAGAATGTTTCTCTGGGAACAGTCTTTTAGAACGCAGTTGCTGCGCGGTGATCATGATGTTGTAAGGCATGTGTGTTTCTCACCTAATGGCCAGTGGATTGCAAGTGCGTATTTTGATACATCTGTCAAGATATGGGATGGTGTCACGGGGAAGTATTGTGCAACTTTTATAGGCCATTTTGATCGTGTTTATCAGATCAGGTTGGGTAGATTCCTTGAGAACATTGGTTCCCCTTTTCATGTTTCcactaattattaa
- the LOC104748043 gene encoding RAN GTPase-activating protein 2, with product MEENTFMKQLYLMDHCIKVGVSMIKVFPSFNFLTVINLSYTKLENEGAIAFVNALKSSAPSLEVIELAGNNITDEAAPAIAACLAAKRHLKKLNLSQNDLEDEGCVDIVESMEDLELEYVDMSYNKLTRRGALNLAHIVVTKESLKMLNIDGNMISVRGIEEVKEIFKNFPKLLGPLDENVDDDDDDDDLRERNDLEDFEDEFVSYFIYY from the exons ATGGAGGAGAATACATTTATGAAGCAACTTTATCTAATGGATCATTGCATAAAAGTTGGAGTTTCTATGATCAAAGTATTTCCGAGCTTTAATTTCTTGACTGTTATTAACCTAAGTTATACCAAACTAGAGAATGAAGGTGCTATAGCTTTTGTAAACGCTCTCAAGAGTTCTGCTCCATCTCTTGAAGTTATAGAACTGGCCGGTAATAACATAACTGATGAGGCGGCTCCAGCTATCGCCGCTTGTTTGGCAGCAAAGCGACATCTGAAAAAGTTGAACTTGTCTCAGAATGATCTCGAAGACGAGGGATGTGTTGACATCGTAGAGAGTATGGAAGACTTGGAGTTAGAATATGTTGATATGAGCTACAATAAACTGACAAGAAGAGGAGCACTGAATCTGGCTCATATTGTTGTCACGAAAGAAAGTCTCAAGATGTTGAACATTGATGGGAATATGATCTCTGTTAGAGGCATTGAGGAAGTCAAAGAGATATTCAAGAACTTCCCTAAGTTACTTGGACCTTTGGATGAGA atgtggatgatgatgatgatgatgatgatttaagAGAGAGGAATGATCTTGAAGATTTTGAAGATGAATTTGTGAGTTATTTTATCTATTATTAG
- the LOC104748044 gene encoding probable ATP-dependent DNA helicase CHR12 gives MVAQQLQERCEEEEEDPVETTKSLICALNYISRDLPLPPHLFASVSSIYHGPSSSSSSSSLSHSDVSPPLPTSPPGNNNLTPYGGDLMGEFEDALLKQRPNNSEAGSRLRDLLDNRNKCHIQRRLSELEELPSTRGEDLQAKCLLELYGLKLRELQTKVRTKVSSEFWLRLNCADVSSQLFDWGMMRLPRPFYGVGDPFAMEADDQFRKKRDAERLLRLEEEEKNLIETSKRKFFAEVLNAVREFQLQIQATQKRRRQRNDGVQAWHGRQRQRATRAEKLRLMALKSDDQEAYMKLVKESKNERLTTLLEETNKLLANLGAAVQRQKDAKLPEGIDLLKDSESDLSELDAPRSEPLQDLLPDQDIDITESDNNDDSNDLLEGQRQYNSAIHSIQEKVTEQPSLLEGGELRSYQIEGLQWMVSLFNNNLNGILADEMGLGKTIQTISLIAYLLENKGVPGPYLIVAPKAVLPNWVNEFATWVPSIAAFLYDGRLEERKAIREKIAGEGKFNVLITHYDLIMRDKAFLKKIEWYYMIVDEGHRLKNHESALAKTLLTGYRIKRRLLLTGTPIQNSLQELWSLLNFLLPHIFNSVQNFEEWFNAPFADRANVSLTDEEELLIIHRLHHVIRPFILRRKKDEVEKFLPGKTQVILKCDMSAWQKVYYKQVTDMGRVGLQTDQRGLLLKQFNEPDSPYFMFLLSTRAGGLGLNLQTADTVIIFDSDWNPQMDQQAEDRAHRIGQKKEVRVFVLVSVGSVEEVILERAKQKMGIDAKVIQAGLFNTTSTAQDRREMLEEIMRKGTSSLGTDVPSEREINRLAARSEDEFWMFERMDEERRRKENYRARLMQEQEVPEWAYTTQSKDDKLNSSKFHFGSVTGKRKRKEIVYSDTLSESQWLKAVESGEDLSKLTRKHRRGEKASNTKTPTSKKAIESIPIVSDGTSEEENEEEDEEEIPQEMSGKQRVEKSEEEEEEEDEGEEENDGKAIFKWNTYKKKRSRYSFTCSSSDSRAQSSNGSRRK, from the exons ATGGTGGCTCAGCAGCTCCAAGAGAgatgcgaagaagaagaagaagatccagtTGAGACCACCAAGTCTTTGATCTGTGCTCTCAATTACATCTCTCGTGACCTTCCTTTGCCTCCTCACCTCTTCGCTTCCGTTTCTTCAATCTACCATggcccctcctcctcctcctcctcgtcttctctctctcactccgATGTCTCTCCGCCGTTGCCTACTTCTCCACCT gggAATAATAATTTGACTCCCTATGGAGGTGATTTGATGGGGGAGTTTGAGGATGCTCTTTTGAAGCAGAGACCAAACAACTCTGAAGCAGGCTCTCGATTGAGAGATTTATTGGATAATCGGAATAAGTGTCATATCCAACGCCGCTTATCTGAACTTGAAG aatTACCTTCCACTAGAGGTGAAGACTTGCAGGCAAAATGCTTACTTGAGCTTTATGGGCTTAAG CTACGAGAATTGCAAACCAAAGTTCGAACCAAGGTGAGCTCGGAGTTCTGGCTACGTCTGAACTGTGCTGATGTCAGTAGCCAACTATTTGACTGGGGCATGATGCGGTTGCCTCGTCCTTTTTATGGGGTTGGAGATCCTTTTGCTATGGAAGCTGATGATCAGTTCAGAAAGAAGCGTGATGCTGAG AGGTTATTACGtttagaagaagaggagaagaatctGATTGAAACCTCCAAGAGAAAATTCTTCGCAGAAGTACTTAATGCTGTTCGTGAATTCCAGTTGCAAATTCAGGCGACTCAAAAACGTCGTAGGCAAAGGAATGATGGTGTGCAG GCGTGGCATGGGAGACAAAGACAACGAGCTACCCGCGCTGAAAAGTTGAGGCTCATGGCCCTTAAATCTGATGATCAAGAGGCGTACATGAAACTAGTAAAGGAGAGTAAAAATGAAAGACTAACTACTCTTCTAGAGGAGACTAACAAACTCCTTGCTAATTTGGGAGCTGCTGTTCAACGTCAGAAAGATGCTAAACTTCCGGAAGGCATTGATCTACTGAAAGACTCAGAATCTGACTTGTCTGAACTTGATGCTCCAAGAAGTGAACCATTGCAGGATCTGCTTCCTGATCAGGATATTGATATAACTGAGTCTGACAATAACGACGACTCTAATGATTTACTAGAAGGACAGAGGCAGTATAACTCCGCTATCCACTCAATACAAGAGAAG GTGACGGAGCAACCCTCCCTTCTAGAAGGTGGGGAACTACGATCCTACCAAATAGAAGGGCTCCAATGGATGGTTTCTCTATTCAACAATAACCTGAATGGGATTTTAGCTGATGAGATGGGTTTGGGAAAAACGATTCAAACAATTTCTTTGATTGCGTATCTTCTGGAGAATAAAGGTGTGCCTGGGCCGTATCTGATAGTGGCTCCAAAAGCTGTGCTACCAAACTGGGTAAACGAGTTTGCAACATGGGTACCAAG CATCGCCGCTTTTCTTTATGATGGGCGTTTAGAGGAAAGAAAAGCAATAAGGGAAAAAATTGCAGGAGAAGGAAAATTTAACGTATTGATAACCCATTATGATCTTATCATGAGAGATAAAgcatttttgaagaaaattgAGTGGTACTACATGATTGTTGATGAAGGACATCGGCTGAAGAACCATGAATCTGCTCTTGCAAAGACTCTGTTAACAGG CTATCGTATAAAACGAAGACTTCTGTTAACTGGGACACCCATACAGAATAGCCTTCAAGAACTCTGGTCATTGCTAAATTTTCTCCTTCCTCATATCTTTAACTCGGTTCAGAACTTCGAGGAATGGTTTAATGCTCCTTTTGCTGACCGTGCTAATGTCAGTCTTACTGATGAAGAGGAGCTCTTGATTATCCACCGTCTGCATCAT GTTATAAGGCCGTTTATACTGAGAAGGAAAAAGGACGAAGTAGAGAAATTCCTTCCTGGAAAGACACAGGTCATATTGAAGTGTGATATGTCGGCGTGGCAGAAAGTGTATTACAAACAAGTTACAGACATGGGCAGGGTTGGCCTTCAAACAG ATCAAAGAGGGCTTTTACTGAAGCAATTCAACGAGCCAGACTCTCCATACTTCATGTTTCTTTTGAGCACGCGTGCTGGAGGTCTAGGTTTGAACTTGCAAACTGCAGACACTGTTATTATTTTTGACAGTGATTGGAACCCACAAATGGACCAACAGGCTGAGGATCGAGCCCATCGCATAGGGCAAAAGAAAGAAGTCAGAGTGTTTGTTTTGGTTAGCGTTGGCTCTGTTGAGGAAGTAATATTGGAGCGTGCAAAACAAAAGATGGGCATTGATGCCAAAGTCATACAAGCTGGACTTTTTAACACAACTTCCACTG CACAAGACAGAAGAGAGATGCTTGAAGAGATCATGCGCAAAGGAACAAGCTCGCTCGGGACAGATGTCCCCAGTGAGAGAGAAATAAACCGGCTCGCGGCTCGTAGTGAGGATGAATTTTGGATGTTTGAGCGAATGGATGAAGAGAGGCGAAGGAAGGAGAACTACAGAGCCCGTCTGATGCAAGAGCAGGAAGTCCCTGAGTGGGCGTACACTACTCAGAGCAAAGATGACAAGCTGAACAGCTCAAAATTCCATTTTGGGAGTGTCACAGGTAAGCGAAAACGTAAAGAGATCGTTTATAGCGACACACTAAGCGAGTCACAGTGGCTGAAAGCCGTGGAGAGTGGTGAAGACCTGTCAAAACTCACCAGGAAACATAGGAGAGGTGAGAAGGCAAGCAACACAAAGACACCAACGAGTAAAAAGGCAATAGAATCTATCCCAATAGTGAGTGATGGAACGAGCGAGGAGGAGAacgaagaggaagacgaagaagaaataCCACAGGAGATGAGTGGAAAACAGAGAGTGGAGAagtctgaagaagaagaagaagaagaagacgaaggtgaagaagagaatgatGGAAAGGCAATATTCAAGTGGAATACTTATAAGAAGAAAAGGTCAAGATACTCTTTTACGTGCTCTTCGTCTGACTCTAGAGCTCAAAGTTCTAATGGAAGTAGACGAAAGTGA
- the LOC104744763 gene encoding protein FANTASTIC FOUR 4-like, with protein MATVVYQSYFESHQHFEPRSLRLRLSSPNNLHLSTPLKSHFQDSSVTPQENTATTNAASLSSSSPKPDSNSASWSFLESLSNSSSDDEEKKTLSVFQSPSSRRTLSDESLALCTESLGSETGSDIIHEDEFLFSVSSELQTMETKTTSATSRSSQQDKKRSMMASLPPPLTSMSGFDCIEVKSHRENGRLVMTAAKPLPRNRCIQDRSNGCVRLAILIDSDDQIETETREEEEEEEEEEEETTETMRDNEEEIPEYVEEEEEDEVEEEEEEIEVKCVEKVQRSRRCIEGDRENRGFLNWESFCVATS; from the coding sequence ATGGCAACTGTTGTATATCAATCATACTTTGAGTCTCATCAGCACTTTGAGCCGAGGTCTCTAAGACTCAGACTCTCTTCTCCTAATAATCTTCACTTATCCACACCTCTCAAATCCCATTTTCAAGATTCTTCCGTTACTCCACAAGAAAACACTGCTACCACTAATGCAGCCTCCTTGTCCTCATCAAGTCCCAAACCGGACTCTAACTCGGCAAGTTGGAGCTTCCTCGAGTCCCTTTCAAACTCGAgctctgatgatgaagagaagaagacattaTCAGTATTTCAATCTCCATCTTCGCGTAGAACTCTCAGCGATGAGAGCTTAGCGTTGTGCACCGAGAGCCTAGGGAGCGAGACGGGCTCCGATATCATTCATGAGGACGAATTTTTGTTCTCGGTTTCATCCGAATTACAAACAATGGAAACTAAAACTACTTCGGCGACATCAAGATCATCACAACAAGATAAGAAGAGAAGTATGATGGCTTCACTTCCACCTCCTTTGACAAGTATGAGCGGTTTTGATTGCATTGAAGTCAAGTCCCACCGTGAAAATGGAAGATTGGTAATGACGGCCGCGAAACCTCTTCCGCGTAATAGGTGCATTCAGGACCGAAGCAATGGCTGTGTAAGACTTGCAATATTGATTGATTCTGATGACCAAATAGAGACAGAgaccagagaagaagaagaagaagaagaagaagaagaagaagaaacaaccgAGACCATgagggataatgaagaagagattcCAGAAtacgttgaagaagaagaagaagacgaagttgaagaagaagaagaggaaattgAAGTAAAGTGTGTTGAGAAAGTTCAAAGATCAAGAAGATGTATTGAAGGAGATcgagaaaacagaggatttcTAAATTGGGAATCTTTCTGTGTTGCCACTTCCTAA
- the LOC104748045 gene encoding protein FANTASTIC FOUR 4-like, giving the protein FESHQHFEPRSLRLRLSSPNNLHLSTPLKSHFQDSSVTPQENTATTNAASLSSSSPKPDSNSASWSFLESLSNSSSDDEEKKTLSVFQSPSSRRTLSDESLALCTESLGSETGSDIIHEDEFLFSVSSELQTMETKTTSATSRSSQQDKKRSMMASLPPPLTSMSGFDCIEVKSHRENGRLVMTAAKPLPRNRCIQDRSNGCVRLAILIDSDDQIETETREEEEEEEEEEEETTETMRDNEEEIPEYVEEEEEDEVEEEEEEIEVKCVEKVQRSRRCIEGDRENRGFLNWESFCVATS; this is encoded by the coding sequence TTTGAGTCTCATCAGCACTTTGAGCCGAGGTCTCTAAGACTCAGACTCTCTTCTCCTAATAATCTTCACTTATCCACACCTCTCAAATCCCATTTTCAAGATTCTTCCGTTACTCCACAAGAAAACACTGCTACCACTAATGCAGCCTCCTTGTCCTCATCAAGTCCCAAACCGGACTCTAACTCGGCAAGTTGGAGCTTCCTCGAGTCCCTTTCAAACTCGAgctctgatgatgaagagaagaagacattaTCAGTATTTCAATCTCCATCTTCGCGTAGAACTCTCAGCGATGAGAGCTTAGCGTTGTGCACCGAGAGCCTAGGGAGCGAGACGGGCTCCGATATCATTCATGAGGACGAATTTTTGTTCTCGGTTTCATCCGAATTACAAACAATGGAAACTAAAACTACTTCGGCGACATCAAGATCATCACAACAAGATAAGAAGAGAAGTATGATGGCTTCACTTCCACCTCCTTTGACAAGTATGAGCGGTTTTGATTGCATTGAAGTCAAGTCCCACCGTGAAAATGGAAGATTGGTAATGACGGCCGCGAAACCTCTTCCGCGTAATAGGTGCATTCAGGACCGAAGCAATGGCTGTGTAAGACTTGCAATATTGATTGATTCTGATGACCAAATAGAGACAGAgaccagagaagaagaagaagaagaagaagaagaagaagaagaaacaaccgAGACCATgagggataatgaagaagagattcCAGAAtacgttgaagaagaagaagaagacgaagttgaagaagaagaagaggaaattgAAGTAAAGTGTGTTGAGAAAGTTCAAAGATCAAGAAGATGTATTGAAGGAGATcgagaaaacagaggatttcTAAATTGGGAATCTTTCTGTGTTGCCACTTCCTAA
- the LOC104744764 gene encoding mitogen-activated protein kinase kinase kinase 3: MQDILGSVRRSLVFRSSLAGDDGSGGGGLSGFVGKINSSIRSSRIGLFTKPPPGLRAPRKEEEPSSSIRWRKGELIGCGAFGRVYMGMNLDSGELLAIKQVLIAPSSASKEKTQDHIRELEEEVQLLKNLSHPNIVRYLGTVRESDSLNILMEFVSGGSISSLLEKFGSFPEPVIIMYTKQILLGLEYLHKNGIMHRDIKGANILVDNKGCIRLADFGASKKVVELATVNGAKSMKGTPYWMAPEVILQTGHSFSADIWSVGCTVIEMATGKPPWSEQYQQQFAAVIHIGRTKAHPPIPEDLSPDAKDFLLKCLHKEPSLRLSASELLQHPFVTGERQESYSAYSNSLTECGNPIATQGMNVRSSINSLIRRSTCSGLKDVCELGSLRSSTIYTQKSNNSRYCLGDGDSDDLCQTDMDDLCNIESVRTNVFSQSTDLNKSFNPMSDSTDNWSCKFDESPEMMRSKSNMLSYQAAELKSGVPCDEETNLTFAGGSSVAEDDYKATELKIKSFLDEKAHDLKRLQTPLLEEFHNAMNPGIPQGARGDINSFKLPNLPTISKSPKRLPSRRLSAISDAMPSPLKSSKRTLNTSRVMQPGTEPSQVSESIKKGVTNSRCFSEIRRKWEEELYEELERHRENMRHTGPGGKTPLSSAHKG; this comes from the exons atgcaggatATTCTCGGATCGGTTCGGCGATCGTTGGTTTTCCGGTCTTCTTTAGCCGGAGACGATGGTAGCGGCGGCGGAGGTCTTAGCGGATTCGTCGGGAAGATTAATTCCAGTATCCGTAGCTCTCGAATCGGACTTTTTACGAAGCCGCCTCCTGGGTTGCGTGCTCCtagaaaggaagaagaaccgTCGTCGTCGATTCGGTGGAGGAAAGGGGAATTAATCGGTTGCGGTGCTTTTGGGAGGGTTTACATGGGAATGAACCTTGATTCCGGCGAGCTTCTTGCAATTAAACAA GTTTTAATTGCTCCTAGCAGTGCTTCAAAGGAGAAGACTCAG GATCATATCCGAGAGCTTGAGGAAGAAGTACAACTTCTTAAGAACCTTTCACATCCAAACATTGTT AGATACTTGGGTACTGTAAGAGAGAGTGATTCCTTGAATATTTTGATGGAATTTGTTTCTGGTGGATCAATATCTTCTTTGTTGGAAAAGTTTGGATCTTTTCCTGAGCCT GTAATTATTATGTACACTAAGCAAATTTTGCTTGGTCTGGAGTATCTTCATAAGAATGGGATCATGCATAGAGATATTAAG GGGGCAAATATTTTGGTCGATAACAAAGGGTGCATCAGACTCGCAGATTTTGGTGCTTCCAAGAAAGTTGTAGAGCTA GCTACTGTAAATGGTGCCAAATCGATGAAGGGGACGCCTTATTGGATGGCTCCTGAGGTCATTCTTCAGACTGGTCATAGCTT CTCTGCTGATATATGGAGTGTTGGGTGCACTGTGATTGAGATGGCTACAGGGAAGCCTCCCTGGAGCGAGCAGTATCAGCAGCAG TTTGCCGCTGTCATTCATATTGGTAGAACAAAAgctcatcctccaattccagAAGACCTCTCACCAGATGCTAAAGACTTTCTATTGAAATGCTTGCACAA AGAACCAAGCTTGAGACTCTCTGCATCCGAATTGCTTCAG CACCCGTTTGTCACTGGAGAGCGCCAGGAATCTTATTCGGCTTACAGTAATTCTCTTACG GAATGTGGAAACCCAATAGCCACACAAGGAATGAATGTTAGGAGCTC AATAAACTCGTTGATCCGGAGGTCAACCTGTTCAGGCTTAAAGGATGTCTGTGAACTAGGAAGCTTGAGGAGTTCCACTATATACACACAGAAGTCAAATAACTCAAGATATTGTTTGGGAGATGGAGACTCTGATGACCTTTGTCAGACCGACATGGATGATCTCTGCAACATTGAATCAGTCAGAACTAATGTTTTTTCACAGTCCACTGATTTAAACAAG AGTTTTAATCCCATGAGTGATTCCACGGATAACTGGTCCTGCAAGTTTGATGAAAGCCCAGAAATGATGAGAAGCAAATCTAACATGCTTTCTTACCAAGCTGCTGAACTCAAATCTGGGGTTCCATGTGATGAGGAAACCAACTTAACATTTGCTGGTGGCTCTTCCGTTGCAGAGGACGATTATAAAGCCACagagttgaaaataaaatcatttttggaTGAGAAG GCTCACGATTTGAAAAGGTTGCAGACCCCTCTGCTCGAAGAATTCCACAATGCTATGAATCCAGGAATACCCCAAGGTGCACGTGGAGACATAAATAGCTTCAAGTTACCAAACCTACCAACTATAAGCAAGTCACCTAAACGACTTCCGAGTAGACGACTCTCAGCAATCAGTGACGCTATGCCCAGCCCGCTCAAAAGCTCCAAACGTACACTGAACACAAGCAGAGTTATGCAACCAGGAACTGAACCAAGTCAAGTTAGCGAGTCGATCAAAAAGGGAGTAACTAATAGCCGTTG TTTTTCAGAGATACGGCGGAAGTGGGAAGAAGAACTCTATGAAGAGCTTGAGAGGCATCGAG AGAATATGCGACACACTGGTCCAGGAGGGAAGACTCCATTATCATCAGCCCACAAAGGATAG